Part of the Streptomyces antimycoticus genome, GGAATCCGCTGACCGCCGAGTCGACCGCCGCCATCGCCTCCCGGATCACCGGCACCGGCGGCAACATCGACCGGATCTTCCGGCTGGCGAAGTATCCGGTGACGGCCGTGGAGTTCGAGGTGTCCGGCGCCGAGACGGAGCCGCTGCGCACCGCGCTGGCCATCGAGGCCGCCGATATCGGCGTCGATGTGGCCGTGGTGGCGTCGGGGCTGCAGCGCCGGGCGCAGCGCCTGGTGGTCATGGATGTGGACTCCACCCTGATCCAGGACGAGGTGATCGAGCTCTTCGCCGCCCATGCGGGCTGTGAGGCCGAGGTCGCCGAGGTCACGGCGCGGGCGATGCGCGGTGAGCTGGACTTCGAGCAGTCGCTGCACGCGCGGGTCGCGCTGCTGGCGGGAATCGACGCGTCCGTGGTGGAGAAGGTGCGCGCCGAGGTCCGGCTCACGCCCGGCGCCCGTACGCTGATCCGCACCCTGAAGCGTCTCGGCTATCAGGTGGGCGTGGTCTCCGGTGGCTTTACGCAGGTCACCGACGATCTCAAGGAGCGGCTGGGGCTGGACTTCGCCTCCGCCAACACCCTGGAGGTCGTGGACGGCAAGCTGACCGGCCGGGTGATCGGCGAGGTGGTGGACCGGGCGGGCAAGGCCCGGCTGCTGCGGCGCTTCGCGGCCGAGGCCGGGGTGCCGCTGGTGCAGACCGTCGCGATCGGCGACGGGGCCAACGACCTGGACATGCTGAACGCGGCCGGGCTGGGCGTCGCCTTCAACGCCAAGCCGGTGGTCCGGGAGGCCGCGCACACCGCCGTGAACGTGCCGTTCCTCGACACGGTGCTGTATCTGCTGGGCGTGACCCGCGAAGAGGTCGAGGCGGCGGACGCGCACGTGGACTGACGGACCCAGGGCTGACGGATCCCGGCCCGGAACGCGCACCGGCCCCCACTCCCCGTACGACGGCGGAGCGGGGGCCGGTGCGCTGAGATCACGCCCGGGGGATCACCCGGGAATCCGGGAATCCCGGGAATCGGCAGTCACTCGTGGGGCGCCCAGAAGCTGGCGAGACGCCCGCAGCCGATCTCCACCGACTTCCACGAGCCGCTGAAGGTCACGACGGCGAACGCGGAGGTGGGGAAGGCACCACGCTCCATTCGCTCCCTGGCGCCCTCGTCGGCCTCGCCCGCCAATGCGTCGGCGAGGCCGTGCATCCCGGGGTTGTGGCCGACGACCAGCAGATCGGTAACGTCGTCCGCGGTCTCATTGATCACCTCGATGAGCTGACCGACCGGGGCGTCGTACAACCGCTCCTCGTAGACGGTCTTGGGGCGGTGCGGCAACTCGTGAACCACCAGCTTCCAGGTCTCACGGGTGCGCAGCGCGGTGGAGCAGAGGGTGAGTTCGGGGGTGAGACCGGCCTCCGCGATCCGGCGCCCGGCGAGCGGGGCGTCATTGCGGCCGCGGTCCGCGAGCGGGCGCTCATGGTCGGCCACCTGGGGCCAGTCGGCCTTGGCGTGTCGAAGGAGGACAATCCTGCGGGGCACATCGACGCTCATGCGTCCCAGCTTCGCATGAATCGGTGCACGAGGCGCAGGGTGTTGGAACGACCTTGTCAAACGTGAGCACACCCGCGATATGGCGGACACGGCTGATCACCGCCGCCTACGGTGGTCACGGTGCCGCGTCCCCGAAGGTCCGGTGCAGCAACTCCACGACCTGCGAGACCGGTCCGGAGACGCCGCTCTCGGCATGGGCGTCGGTGGGCCCGGTGAGCAGAAGCAGCAGCGCCGCGAAGGCCACGGTCGGGAGAACGACGGCCCACCACGGCAGCCGGACGTCCATGCCACTGTCCACCGGATGTGCGGGCCGGGTACGGGTGCGGGCGGACATGGGATCGCCTCCGGGTCGCCGAACGTGTCGATGGTTCGACGGTACGGAGCGGGCGGGGCGGCTCCCATCCGGTGAGCCACCCACTTACCCCTGAGCCCAGCCCCCTAGGGGATGGTGGGGCCTGCCCCACCATCCGGTCCCCCGCCCCGGGTCAGGGCGAGGCGAGGGTGGCGATCACGCCGACGACCACGGTGATGCCGAGCATCACGCCGAGGATGATGAGGAGCTTCTTCTGGCCGTCCGGGGGGTTCTCATCGAGCACTGGCATGGCACCAGTCTCCCATCCCCCGTACGCGACCCCGAGCAGCCCTCGTACCCGACCCGGACCAGCCCGCGCGGAGACGGATCAGCGCTCGTACGCGACGCCGATCAGCGCTCGTCCTCGAGGGTGCGGTCGCGTCCGGCCAGCACGCCCGCGATGATCTGCGGCACCATGAACCCGGCCATCAGCGCGATGGGCTGTCCCCAGCCGCCGCTGTGCTGGTAGAGCACGCCGACCAGCAGCGGGCCCGGGATGGACAGCAGATAGCCGACAGACTGCGCGAAGGCCGACAGCCGGACCACTCCCGCATGGGTCCTCGTCCGCATGCCGATCATGGTGAGGGCGAGCGGGAAGGCGCAGTTGGCGATGCCGAGCAGCAGGGCCCAGGCCCAGGCGCCGCCGGCCGGGGCCAGCCACAGCCCGGCGTAACCGGTGAGGCCGAAGACGCCGAGGATGACGACCAGGACGCCCTGGTGCCGCAGCCGGGCGGCGATCCGCGGCAGGACGAAGGCGAGCGGCACGCCCATCGCCATCATCACGGCCAGCAGCAATCCGGAGGTGGAGGCGGAGACCCCCGCGTCCCGGAAGATCTGCGGCATCCAGCCCATGGAGATGTACGCGGCGGTGGCCTGGAAGCCGAAGAAGACGGCCATGGCCCAGGCGAGCGGGCTGCGGGTGATGCGGATCGCGGGCCCGTCGGCCGGGGCGTCGGCCTCGGCCGCGGCGGCGCTCTCGTCCGTGGCCGATGCGTCCGCGCCTGTACGGCCCGCGCCTGTACGGCCCGCGTCGGTACCGGCCGCCGCGGCACCGGCCGTCCCGGTACCGGTCGCCTCCGTACGAGTCGCCTCGGCGCCGTCCGCCCTCGCACCGCTCGTACGGTCGCGGGCGAGGAACAGCCACGCCACCAGCGCCACCGCGGCGAGCAGCGCCCACGCCCCGAGCCCGGTCCGCCAGGAGCCGCCCAGCGCGTTTGTCATCGGCACGGTGACCGCCGCGGAGGCGGCGGTGCCCAGCGACAGGCCCATCGAGTACAGCCCGGTCATCGAGCCGACCCGGTCGGGGAACCAGCGCTTGACGATCACCGGCATCAGGACGTTGCTCACCGCGATCCCGG contains:
- the serB gene encoding phosphoserine phosphatase SerB; this translates as MSTSRIPPVTAVPDDDDVPTLLVKIFGKDRPGITAGLCDTLAAYGVHIVDIEQVVTRGRIVLCVLVTAPKADGAEGDLRATVHSWAESMRLQAEIISGRGDNRPRGTGRSHVTVLGNPLTAESTAAIASRITGTGGNIDRIFRLAKYPVTAVEFEVSGAETEPLRTALAIEAADIGVDVAVVASGLQRRAQRLVVMDVDSTLIQDEVIELFAAHAGCEAEVAEVTARAMRGELDFEQSLHARVALLAGIDASVVEKVRAEVRLTPGARTLIRTLKRLGYQVGVVSGGFTQVTDDLKERLGLDFASANTLEVVDGKLTGRVIGEVVDRAGKARLLRRFAAEAGVPLVQTVAIGDGANDLDMLNAAGLGVAFNAKPVVREAAHTAVNVPFLDTVLYLLGVTREEVEAADAHVD
- a CDS encoding SixA phosphatase family protein, which translates into the protein MSVDVPRRIVLLRHAKADWPQVADHERPLADRGRNDAPLAGRRIAEAGLTPELTLCSTALRTRETWKLVVHELPHRPKTVYEERLYDAPVGQLIEVINETADDVTDLLVVGHNPGMHGLADALAGEADEGARERMERGAFPTSAFAVVTFSGSWKSVEIGCGRLASFWAPHE
- a CDS encoding SGM_5486 family transporter-associated protein, which produces MPVLDENPPDGQKKLLIILGVMLGITVVVGVIATLASP
- a CDS encoding CynX/NimT family MFS transporter; this translates as MHTPPSDDLATLDTADSAPRPAEPGGPRRAASPWRGRVMAAGLILAALNLRPAVTSLGPLLEEVRADLGMSGTVAGVLTSVPAACFALFGFTAPRLARRWGPVAIVCAGLAAIAAGLLLRPLAGGTVAFLAASALALAGIAVSNVLMPVIVKRWFPDRVGSMTGLYSMGLSLGTAASAAVTVPMTNALGGSWRTGLGAWALLAAVALVAWLFLARDRTSGARADGAEATRTEATGTGTAGAAAAGTDAGRTGAGRTGADASATDESAAAAEADAPADGPAIRITRSPLAWAMAVFFGFQATAAYISMGWMPQIFRDAGVSASTSGLLLAVMMAMGVPLAFVLPRIAARLRHQGVLVVILGVFGLTGYAGLWLAPAGGAWAWALLLGIANCAFPLALTMIGMRTRTHAGVVRLSAFAQSVGYLLSIPGPLLVGVLYQHSGGWGQPIALMAGFMVPQIIAGVLAGRDRTLEDER